A stretch of DNA from Gambusia affinis linkage group LG24, SWU_Gaff_1.0, whole genome shotgun sequence:
GTTAGCTAAAACgtgtaaaattttgtttacagatttcaattaaaacaacgcaacatgtttttttttagcatgttgGGGATGAAAAGTCCAAAATCCTAGCTACTTTAATCAAAATAGACacattttaatagttaaataaGCAGATTTACACGTTATAAATCATCTAGTGTTCTGGTTTTTCAGCAATTTTCCAAGTCAAATTTGCTGAATCAAACTGCATTATTATAAAATGCAACTctaatttcttcttttgcagTGTTAATAAGGCAGCAAAAGGCACCCAGGTATGACATTTTAATGTCTGGTTCTTTCTTGTTGCAGATGACGACTGCACACCAGAACTGCAAGTTCGTCGGAACACGTTTTATAAAGCGGGTCTTGGACAAGAACTCAGGATTGAATGTCCAGTTTTGTTCTGCAACAATTTACCACCAACAATCTGCTGGTATAAAGTTAAGGAAGAACATATTTGTCTCAATGACAACAATAACAATCACATCAAGACAGAATGGAAAATATCAAATCCGTCAGAAGGGATATTCTACTTGTTATTCCAAAGCATCACCAGGAATGATTCAGGTGAATATCGGTGTGAAGGTGGAAGCACTGTGAGTCACAGCATCCTCATCGATGTTTATGGTGAGTCATTTTCCAGTTATATTGTTTATAGCGACACTACAAGTAACATTAACCAGCTTTACATTTGTATCAATGCATGTATACTAATTTAGTTACAAGAttgaaactttgttttgttctacaGAAATGGACACAAATGACCCAcgtaaaacaaaaaccaatgACACAAGTAAGAACAAGTTGATATTTGTATCCTGATTTTGTACATATGAATTGCTATTTCAtgcttgtttaattttattttgcacatgtaaataaatcattgttttttttttagcaatgcaCATTTTCATAGATTATGAATACATATAGATGGCCATATCTTGTGAGACACCTTttgaaaactttgtgttttattatttggttCTGACTCCTGTTAGGTCAATTTAAGCCTCATAAAACATGAGACCAGTGATCTAACCAAATTAACTGCAGCAAGAAAATGTACAATGGAGTAATATGAATATATGTCACCTATTTAATAGAAAAGTACTTTTAATCCTAGTTATTAAAGAGAGTAGGAAACATCTCCCTGACAGTTAAGGTAGGCACAAAATATCTCATGGCATTAGGAGCCAGACCAGAATTGTCAACAAAGGAAAGAGGTGAAAAGACCagcatttgtttttgaataagACACTTTTATATCTAGTTATAAGATTATGACTCTGTTTTATTCTACAGGGACTCATGAGGACACAAACAGTGTCACAAGTAAAAAGGTTTAGATTTCTATCATCATTTTGGTTTTGCTAATTCATCCTTTCCTACTTTCATTTTGTACATGCAACCAAACCATTTCATAGCAACGTACATTTTGTTAGATTAGATGCAGGGGTGAAAAGACAAgcattgatatttaaaaaagacgGTTTTCAAGTTGGGGGAATAAACACTATTTgtatcacattttattttgtctcccTGTAGATGACCAACCTGTACCTGAACAAGCAGACAGATTGTTGATGTCTGTCTACTCCACTGCTGGTATCGTTTCCTTTGTCGTCATAGTGATTATTATTTCTATAACATGCATGCGAGGGTGCAAAGGTGAGATATTTAAATgatcttttcttttaacaccaaCTTGTAATCGGTAGGTTAAACACTC
This window harbors:
- the LOC122827003 gene encoding B- and T-lymphocyte attenuator-like, producing MMSYSFKVLFYVLISARLMVPLVADDDDCTPELQVRRNTFYKAGLGQELRIECPVLFCNNLPPTICWYKVKEEHICLNDNNNNHIKTEWKISNPSEGIFYLLFQSITRNDSGEYRCEGGSTVSHSILIDVYEMDTNDPRKTKTNDTNDQPVPEQADRLLMSVYSTAGIVSFVVIVIIISITCMRGCKGKSRTDATEIQYSPRGTQGNVKQEELTSVVFMVCQEGKLPGR